In Pleuronectes platessa chromosome 5, fPlePla1.1, whole genome shotgun sequence, a single genomic region encodes these proteins:
- the cbln18 gene encoding cerebellin 18, giving the protein MVVFPVLFLLGSLIPYGRGETESTMIGSLREAALNYQGKLECGNWDCDCVFKRARGCCCGANDLYQLEDNTFHRMMNLWENLSQLNSRVKAVTGNLKIAFKTCLNITLPRSALPCFGPFNTDVPIPFDSVSLNDGMGYNPSLGAFTAPCAGVYAFSFTIYSSVGADGRLYHKVQLLLNNDVIVSVWEDNREDGEDSASQLVVLQLNKGDQVYLALTTGRKLCGNLASNSFTGYMLYPLNNAQ; this is encoded by the exons ATGGTGGTATTTCCAGTGTTGTTCCTGTTGGGGTCACTGATTCCCTATGGTCGTGGGGAAACTGAATCCACCATGATCGGCTCATTAAGAGAGGCTGCAC TGAACTATCAGGGAAAGCTGGAGTGTGGCAACTGGGACTGCGACTGCGTTTTCAAACGAGCGcgcggctgctgctgtggagcgaATGACTTATACCAACTCGAAGACAATACCTTCCATAGGATGATGAATTTGTGGGAAAATCTTTCCCAACTGAACAGCAGAGTAAAGGCAGTCACAG GTAACCTCAAGATTGCCTTTAAAACATGTCTAAATATCACCCTCCCAAGATCTGCTCTCCCATGCTTCGGTCCTTTCAACACTGATGTGCCGATCCCCTTTGATTCTGTCTCTCTTAATGATGGCATGGGATACAACCCATCCTTGG GTGCCTTCACTGCCCCTTGTGCTGGTGTTTATGCCTTTTCCTTCACAATCTACTCATCTGTGGGAGCGGACGGGCGCCTCTACCACAAA GTCCAGCTACTTCTGAACAACGATGTAATAGTCAGTGTGTGGGAGGACAATCGGGAGGATGGTGAAGACAGTGCAAGTCAG CTTGTGGTGCTGCAGTTGAACAAAGGGGATCAGGTCTACCTCGCCTTAACGACTGGGAGGAAGCTCTGTGGAAACCTGGCGTCCAACAGCTTTACTGGTTACATGTTATACCCTCTCAACAATGCACAATAA
- the ftr86 gene encoding finTRIM family, member 86 — protein sequence MSSGISNLPSLFVSPHLNREPSGCPYISSSDLRELPSSTQDHMASAWTEEETFVCSVCLDTLKDPATLPCGHSYCLSCIQSHWDKRDSKGEYSCPQCRQVFSPRPSLAKSTVLVEAMEQLRTNSFKHSFSPASSAPPSMPIYLEVLPHLGQRQGSMYPQLPTVDPRSCPQHNQPLVLFCREDKEFMCELCGQHGHKGHQVLKPKKERKEREKELVHMQAEAQRRIQETGKKLKELPHLARQHKALVQALQQESTDLFTELAQTVSLSGTQAGELLSTHETSIGSQVEVQIHRLEQEVAQLGWKSEELSKLASMQDHIGFLKNFLTLEPLGKMGASGESVLGQEEAVVASIRSVMQDLQTSVQELCKVSLAKINTLVNHVPVDSTPSGEIAGATVTDNCGQDKSQNTVYEMMTDAPPLPPPRPQEHESSIKYPALHPACPEAPPATTTGLVNPEPKSRGELLKFRFEPTMDPNTVYRHIQLLEGGHKATMRAENLNPPDHPERFHFWRQVLCREPLAGSPYYWEVEWTGQKITIGVAYKEIERKSSDDKSRLGHNPQSWSLYWTGTGFSFWHDGQEKLLGSTKAKRIGVYLDQHAGTLAFYRITNNQVELIHQHQTHFTGPLYPGFRFWAGIGATATVCLLD from the exons ATGTCATCTGGCATTTCAAACTTGCCATCTCTGTTCGTGTCACCTCACTTGAACAGGGAGCCGAGTGGTTGTCCGTATATATCCAGCTCTGATCTCCGTGAACTTCCTTCTTCAACCCAGGACCATATGGCTTCTGCGTGGACTGAGGAGGAGACCTTTGTCTGCTCAGTGTGCTTGGACACCCTGAAGGACCCAGCTACTCTACCCTGTGGACACTCGTACTGCCTGTCTTGTATCCAGAGCCACTGGGACAAGAGAGACAGTAAGGGTGAGTACAGCTGCCCCCAGTGTCGGCAGGTCTTCAGCCCTCGGCCCTCGCTGGCTAAGAGCACGGTCCTTGTGGAGGCCATGGAACAACTGAGAACCAACAGCTTCAAACACAGCTTCTCCCCCGCCTCCTCCGCCCCACCATCCATGCCCATCTACCTGGAGGTCCTACCACATTTAGGGCAGCGACAGGGCAGCATGTACCCCCAGCTTCCCACGGTGGACCCCAGATCCTGCCCTCAACACAACCAACCCCTGGTGCTGTTCTGCCGTGAAGACAAGGAGTTTATGTGTGAGTTGTGTGGCCAGCATGGACACAAAGGACATCAAGTGCTCAAaccaaagaaagagaggaaggagagggag aaagagCTTGTTCACATGCAGGCAGAGGCCCAGAGGAGAATTCAGGAGACTGGAAAGAAACTAAAGGAGCTCCCACATCTTGCTCGCCAGCACAAG GCGTTGGTCCAGGCTCTGCAGCAAGAGAGCACAGATTTATTCACAGAGCTAGCCCAGACCGTGAGTCTATCAGGCACCCAGGCTGGCGAACTCCTCAGCACCCACGAGACCTCCATAGGCAGCCAGGTGGAGGTGCAGATCCACAGACTAGAGCAGGAGGTGGCACAGCTCGGCTGGAAGAGTGAAGAGCTGAGCAAGCTGGCCAGTATGCAGGACCACATCGGCTTCTTGAAG AATTTCCTAACCCTGGAGCCACTGGGTAAGATGGGCGCCTCAGGAGAGTCAGTGCTGGGTCAGGAGGAAGCGGTGGTAGCCTCCATCCGCTCAGTCATGCAAGATTTACAGACATCGGTACAGGAGCTCTGCAAAGTCAGTCTGGCCAAGATCAACACATTAG TGAATCATGTCCCCGTGGATTCAACACCCAGTGGAGAAATAGCAGGTGCAACAGTAACTGATAACTGTGGTCAGgataaatcacaaaacacag TGTATGAAATGATGACAGACGCTCCACCTTTGCCGCCTCCAAGACCTCAAG AGCATGAGTCTTCAATAAAATACCCGGCTCTACATCCTGCATGTCCTGAAG CACCTCCTGCAACAACAACAGGGCTTGTTAACCCAGAACCAAAGTCTAGAGGAGAATTGCTGAAAT TTCGCTTCGAACCCACCATGGACCCTAACACGGTGTATCGCCACATCCAGTTGTTGGAAGGAGGTCATAAGGCCACGATGCGGGCTGAAAACCTGAACCCTCCAGACCACCCTGAGCGCTTCCACTTCTGGAGACAGGTTCTCTGCCGAGAGCCCCTGGCTGGGAGCCCCTactactgggaggtggagtggACCGGCCAAAAG ATCACCATTGGTGTGGCCTACAAGGAGATTGAACGCAAAAGTTCTGATGACAAAAGTCGTTTGGGCCATAATCCCCAGTCCTGGAGCCTGTACTGGACTGGCACTGGCTTCTCCTTCTGGCATGATGGACAGGAAAAGCTCCTCGGCTCAACTAAGGCCAAAAGGATTGGTGTGTATCTTGACCAACATGCAGGGACTCTGGCCTTTTACCGCATCACCAACAACCAGGTTGAGCTCATCCACCAGCACCAGACCCACTTCACTGGACCACTGTACCCAGGATTCAGATTCTGGGCAGGAATAGGGGCCACAGCGACGGTCTGCCTACTGGAttaa
- the cbln20 gene encoding cerebellin 20 — MRVCEEPYSCSCCLILQQVSNLSSHINSTLNELDKEYSQTLQQLSKFEASRTAFSVALQYSSFRCNGPQPGDFTVIYKEVFLNLGGRYDVDTGIFTALYPGVYTFALTIHSDAGAAGSLLAACAELLLNSNVVASLNEVNNQDQEDGATIAVVLQLNATDQVAVNMPRGCSLCDDSNHYNTFSGFLLFATN, encoded by the exons ATGAGAG tGTGTGAGGAGCCCTACTCTTGTAGCTGCTGTCTCATCCTGCAGCAGGTGAGCAACCTGAGCTCGCACATCAACTCGACCCTGAATGAGCTGGACAAGGAGTACTCACAAACACTGCAACAGCTCAGCAAGTTTGAAG CCAGCCGCACTGCCTTCTCTGTCGCTCTTCAATATTCAAGCTTTAGGTGCAATGGCCCCCAGCCAGGAGACTTCACCGTCATCTACAAGGAAGTCTTCCTTAACCTGGGCGGTAGATACGACGTGGACACGGGTATCTTCACTGCCCTCTACCCCGGCGTCTACACCTTTGCTCTCACCATCCACAGTGACGCTGGGGCTGCTGGCTCTCTCCTGGCCGCCTGCGCCGAACTGCTCCTTAACAGCAACGTGGTGGCCAGTTTGAATGAGGTAAATAACCAAGACCAAGAGGATGGAGCCACTATTGCTGTTGTCCTGCAACTCAATGCTACAGACCAGGTGGCCGTCAACATGCCCAGAGGCTGTTCCCTCTGTGATGACAGCAACCACTATAACACTTTCAGTGGCTTTTTGCTGTTTGCTACTAATTAA